A genomic segment from Dermacentor silvarum isolate Dsil-2018 chromosome 11, BIME_Dsil_1.4, whole genome shotgun sequence encodes:
- the LOC119434131 gene encoding cell cycle control protein 50A, which produces MQRDSTDDSDDAASLPLSEFAEDEDDMTTRPTTSKDLATSSPPQSRPLGPPPRRPKQKAAADELSSCEGGTPVAAGSCHDPFLSRGLNDVTVNIRRCRRRAVGKMSNPERKSKKPSSSAFKQQRLSAWQPILTAGTVLPTFFVIGLAFVPIGIGLLVSSNEVQEFQFDYTDCKEKGKNVTCASVIQNDIKKTCVCLERITLPEDFKSEVYVYYGLTNFYQNHRRYVKSRDDTQLLGKPLQTNLDCEPFAQDPKTGQPIAPCGAIANSIFNDTLTLKYRHKQDRDGIEDPTTVHMLFDKIAWPTDRRVKFRNPPGMNFNGTAKPPNWPLPVEDVGGFENESLIVWMRTAALPTFRKLYGRVDHSRELFVSSLPKGDYDLEIVYRYPVMPFKGSKRIILSNTSWLGGRNPFLGIAYIAVGSLCLALAFVFLVIHNKFGKNTHDLVNITQRTPY; this is translated from the exons AACCCGTCCGACGACGTCCAAGGACCTCGCGACGTCGTCGCCGCCGCAGTCTCGGCCGCTGGGGCCTCCTCCTCGCAGACCGAAGCAGAAAGCCGCGGCCGACGAGCTCTCGTCCTGCGAAGGAGGGACGCCCGTAGCCGCCGGAAGTTGTCACGACCCGTTTCTGTCACGTGGGTTGAATGACGTCACGGTCAACATCCGGCGGTGCCGTCGTCGTGCGGTCGGAAAGATGTCGAACCCCGAGCGCAAGAGCAAGAAACCCTCGA GCAGTGCTTTCAAGCAGCAGCGGCTATCGGCATGGCAGCCGATTTTGACAGCGGGCACGGTTCTGCCGACGTTCTTCGTCATAGGCCTTGCATTCGTCCCCATAGGCATCGGTCTGCTAGTTTCGTCCAACGAG GTGCAAGAGTTCCAGTTTGACTACACGGACTGCAAGGAGAAAGGCAAGAACGTGACGTGCGCATCCGTCATTCAGAACGACATCAAGAAGACGTGCGTATGCCTCGAGCGCATCACATTGCCCGAAGATTTCAAG TCGGAAGTGTACGTGTACTACGGGCTGACCAACTTCTACCAGAACCACAGACGATACGTGAAGTCCCGGGATGACACGCAGCTCCTGGGCAAGCCACTTCAGACGAACCTCGACTGCGAACCCTTTGCACAGGATCCCAAGACAGGGCAACCCATCGCACCCTGTGGTGCTATCGCAAACAGCATCTTCAATG ACACGCTGACTCTCAAGTACCGTCACAAGCAAGACCGGGATGGCATCGAAGACCCCACCACGGTGCACATGTTATTCGACAAGATTGCCTGGCCGACCGACCGCAGGGTCAAGTTCAGGAACCCACCAG GCATGAATTTCAATGGCACCGCCAAGCCACCAAACTGGCCGCTTCCCGTGGAGGATGTTGGTGGTTTCGAGAACGAGTCCCTGATTGTCTGGATGCGTACCGCTGCGCTGCCTACTTTCCGCAAGCTCTACGGCCGTGTGGACCACTCGCGTGAGCTCTTTGTCAGCTCGCTGCCCAAGGGGGACTACGACCTGGAGATTGTGTACC GCTACCCGGTGATGCCGTTCAAGGGCAGCAAGCGCATCATCCTCTCCAACACATCGTGGCTGGGCGGCCGCAACCCGTTCCTCGGCATCGCCTACATCGCCGTGGGCAGCCTCTGCCTGGCGCTGGCCTTCGTCTTCCTCGTCATACACAACAAGTTTGGCAAGAA cacACATGACCTGGTGAACATAACCCAGAGAACACCTTACTAA